TTTTTGTGGTTGCCCGACAAGAAAAGCGCCCGCACGCCACCTGGGGGTGACGTCGAGCGCTCTGAGGCGTCTGTCGCGTGGCCTGCCGGCCGATGAGGGGACAGACGCCTAGATAGTCTGCGTTCGCGCGCTGCGCGCCATGAGGCAATACATCAGGTTGGGGCCCTTCCCGTAGGCGGATGCTGCTTATGGTTTACCACAAGAGGGGGCTTCGTGTCTGCGAGCCGCAGGTGAACGCAAATATACCCGTCGTCTGCGAGGAAGTCCGTCCAAAGCACGGAATTTGTCGAGGAAGAGCGTCCTGTGCAACATACTGGGCGCCCTTTCTCGCATGGGCTCGCGCACGGGGCGGACTTCCTCGCGGAGAACCGAGCTCACGGGATTGCGCGCACGTCCTTCTGACAGGGACGCTATGCAAACCTGCGTTTTTCTCGCCAGAGCGCCTTTGCGTAGCGGCTGCGCCGGCGGGCGGAGCCACGCTCACAAAAAAGCCCGCGTCGCAAGGCGCGGGCAAAAGACTCGCTCAGACGAAGTCTACTGGATGCGCGTCCGGCAGTACGGGCAGGTCTTCCAGTCCGCGTTGAGGGGCCGGTGGCAGGTCGGGCAGACGTTTCTCACCTGGGTGTTGCAGATCGGGCAGACCACGAAGTCGCGGTCGATGGGCGCGCCGCACTTGGGACAGATGCCGTAGTGCGACAGCTGATGCTCCCGCAGAGCGATGTCGAGGTCCTGCTCCTCACGGTCGATGAGATAGGAGCTCGGGCGCAAGATCACGTAGGCGAGAAGCCCCACGATGGGGATCACGGAGATGATGGCCCACATCCACCACGGCTCGGCCCCGCGGCGCTGGGCGTCGCGGATGACGTAGACGATCGAGAGGATGTAGAGCATCACGACGCAGATGACCATCAGGTAGAGGACCATGCGGACCTCAGGCGTGATGATCTGGTCGAGCAGTTCTTGCATGGGGACTCCTTCTCATGTCGGGGCACGCCCGTACGCGGCACCGCAGATGCCACAGCATTGTAGCAAAAGTGGACTTCTGGAGGCGCTTCGGACGAGCCCCTAGCGACGCGAGTCGCCTCCATCAGGCGATTCTTCACACAATGGCGATGCTACGCAGCCCACACGGCCCCCCGCCTACAGACCCAGGAGCCGCAGCGCCTCCTCGCGTGTCTTGAGGTCGCGCAGGCATCCGCGCACGGCCGACGTCGTGGTGAGGGCACCGGCGGCCCGCACGCCGCGCATGGTCATGCAGGTGTGCTCGGCCTCGAGGACCACGAGCACCCCCAGGGGGTCGAGCTCGCGGACCATGGCGTCGGCGACCTGGCCCGTCAGGCGCTCCTGAACCTGCAGGCGCCGGGCGTAGCCGCTCACGCAGCGCGCGATCTTGGAGAGGCCCGTGATGCGCCCGTCGCGCGGGATGTAGCAGACGTGCGCGCGGCCTATGAAGGGAAGCACGTGGTGCTCGCACAGAGACGAGAAGGGAATGTCCTTGACGATCACCATCTCCTGGTTGCCGGGCTCGTGGAACTGCGTGCGCAGGTACGCGCCCGGGTCCTCCTGCATGCCGCCGAGGATTTCCTCGCAGGCGCGCGCCACGCGGTCGGGCGTGCCGAGAAGCCCCTCGCGGCTCGGGTCCTCCCCTATCGCCACGAGGAACTCGCGCACCGCGGCCTCCACGCGCATCTTGTCAAGCTCGTTGAAGTGCCGCTCGTCGGTATCGCTCATGCGCCGCGACGATCCTCTCTTTGGTCGTGGGGAACTCCCCGGGAAGGACAACACGCTTCACAGCGTGTACTCGCCGTCCCATGGTACGCCATCGACTGGAGGGCGCGCGTCTCAGCTCACGTCGGCCACGGTCTCCCGCTCGACGAGCGTCCCGGGAATCCTGATCGCCGCGGTCTCGTAGCCGGGCTCGGAGCCCCGTATGGCGTGCTCGAAGGCCACCCGCCCGCGCGCGAGCAGGTCGAAGCGGACGGTCGTGAGCCTGTTGTGCGGAACGGTGTTCTCGAGCGAGTCATCGATGCCCACCACGCTCACGTCCTCGGGAACCCGACGGCCGGCGTCGGTGAGGGCGGCGATCACGCCCATCGCCATCTGGTCGTTGGCCACGTAGACGGCCGTGGCCCCCTTGTCTCGGGCAAGCCTGGAGCCGGCCTCGTAGCCGCTGTTGGCAGTCCAGTCCCCCCGGAGGGGCTCCGCCGCCTCGAGGCCGCGGCTCACGAGCGCGGAGCGCCAGCCCGCCTCGCGAAACTGCGAGTCGATGGAGTAGGTGGGGCCGCTCACGAAGCGGATGGCTCGGTGGCCGTGGGAGAAAAGGTAGCTCATGAGCAGGGTGGAGCAGCCGTACTGGTCGGAGTCGACCGTCGTGCAGAACGGGTGCGCATGCATGGTCAGGAGCACTGTGGAGAGGCCCGGGTGCGGACGGAACTCGTTGAAGTCATTGGCCATGATGCTCATGCTCAAGATGAGCCCGTCCACGGGGAGCTCCATGATGCGCTGGGACATCTCCTCGAGCGAGATGGGGGCGTCGTCGCCCATCTCGATCATGGTGAGCGCGTAGCCGTGGTCGCGCGCCGCCGAGGTGATGCCGTCAAGGGTGGCCAGGTTGCCGAACTCGGTGACGTTGTAGAGGCACAGCCCCACCGCATGGTAGCGACCGCTTCTGAGCGAGCGGCCCGCGAAGTTGGGTCTGAACCCCAGCTCGTCCATGGCGCGCAGGATGCGCTCACGCGTCTTGGGGCTCACGTTGGGGGCGTCGTTGGCGACGCGGGAGACGGTCTGCTGGGAGACCCCGACAGAGCGCGCCACCTGTGCCATGGAGACCGGGCGGGGGGCTCCGCCCGGTCGCTGCGATTCGTGCATGTGACTCACGCTCCTCACCATGACCTTGAAGGTGGACGCCTCCCGGAATGCCGGGGGCCGCTCGCAACGCGCGGGCGGTCCCTCGGCGGCACGTGGAGACCCCAGGCGAGGTTCCTTCAGACAATGCGGAGGGAAGGAAGGAGCCGCGGTTGCCTGGTGCCGAGATGCGCGGACGGGCGCAGAGGATCCGCCGCCGCGGTCCGCTTACTTCTTCTGCACGTACTTCAGGCAGTCGAGGGTCACGGCGACGAGGATGATGATGCCCGAGAAGATGAACTGGAGGTTCGTGTCGATGCCCAGGATGGTAAGCGAGTAGGTGAGCGCCGTGAAGATGATCACGCCCACGCACACGCCCGAGATCTTGCCGATGCCGCCGGTGAACGACACGCCGCCCACGACGCACGCCGCGATGGCGTCCATGTCCCAGCCCTGGCCGTAGGCCGCCGAGCCGGAGCCGACCATGCGGATGCACTCGAGCCAGGAGCCAAAGCCGTACAGCACGCCGGCGAGCATGAAGGCGCCCAGGGTCACGGCGATGACGGAGATGCCGGAGGCCGTGGCCGCCTCGGCGTTGCCGCCCACGGCGTAGAGGTTCTTGCCAAAGGTCGTCTTGTTCCAGATGAACCACACCACGACGATGGCCGCGACGGCCCACAAG
This is a stretch of genomic DNA from Thermophilibacter immobilis. It encodes these proteins:
- the folE gene encoding GTP cyclohydrolase I FolE, which codes for MSDTDERHFNELDKMRVEAAVREFLVAIGEDPSREGLLGTPDRVARACEEILGGMQEDPGAYLRTQFHEPGNQEMVIVKDIPFSSLCEHHVLPFIGRAHVCYIPRDGRITGLSKIARCVSGYARRLQVQERLTGQVADAMVRELDPLGVLVVLEAEHTCMTMRGVRAAGALTTTSAVRGCLRDLKTREEALRLLGL
- a CDS encoding zinc ribbon domain-containing protein, with the protein product MQELLDQIITPEVRMVLYLMVICVVMLYILSIVYVIRDAQRRGAEPWWMWAIISVIPIVGLLAYVILRPSSYLIDREEQDLDIALREHQLSHYGICPKCGAPIDRDFVVCPICNTQVRNVCPTCHRPLNADWKTCPYCRTRIQ
- a CDS encoding LacI family DNA-binding transcriptional regulator, coding for MHESQRPGGAPRPVSMAQVARSVGVSQQTVSRVANDAPNVSPKTRERILRAMDELGFRPNFAGRSLRSGRYHAVGLCLYNVTEFGNLATLDGITSAARDHGYALTMIEMGDDAPISLEEMSQRIMELPVDGLILSMSIMANDFNEFRPHPGLSTVLLTMHAHPFCTTVDSDQYGCSTLLMSYLFSHGHRAIRFVSGPTYSIDSQFREAGWRSALVSRGLEAAEPLRGDWTANSGYEAGSRLARDKGATAVYVANDQMAMGVIAALTDAGRRVPEDVSVVGIDDSLENTVPHNRLTTVRFDLLARGRVAFEHAIRGSEPGYETAAIRIPGTLVERETVADVS